Proteins co-encoded in one Cinclus cinclus chromosome Z, bCinCin1.1, whole genome shotgun sequence genomic window:
- the UTP15 gene encoding U3 small nucleolar RNA-associated protein 15 homolog isoform X2: MAAYKPVVVQACPKLGEKITQDTLYWRGYKTPVQIKEFGAVNKIDFCPVPPYNYAVTASSRIHIYGRYSQEPIKTFSRFRDAAYCASYRDDGRLLVAGSEDGSISLFDVSGKAPLRQFEGHTKPVHLAGFLSDKYRIFSGGDDYSSNLWDIPSATNIISYSEHTDYVRCGCASKVNADVFITGSYDHTVKLFDARTKSSVLTIEHGHPVESVLLFPSGGLLVSAGGRYVKVWDVLKGGQLLVSLKNHHKTVTCLCLNSSGQRLLSGSLDRHVKIYSTTSYKVVHSFNYATSILSLALSPEDETIVVGMTNGVLNVKHRKPEEKNENSQKKRQPAYRTYVKGRTYMPKQEDFCVSKPVKHVLRKYDKLLRSFQSSKALDAVMEPPIMLHTPEVTVAVMQELHRRGTLRSALAGRDEKQVNLLLTFVARRVIEPRFTPVLVTVADMITDIYQPVVGQSAIVDKQFLKLQQAIGKEIDYQEELLEVLGMMDTLFATFTKKKDTCLEENKSNGVTEIIETNKNY, translated from the exons ACACCTGTTCAGATAAAGGAATTCGGTGCCGTAAATAAAATTGACTTCTGCCCAGTCCCGCCATATAACTACGCTGTCACAGCATCCTCGAGA ATCCACATCTATGGCCGTTACTCCCAGGAGCCCATCAAGACGTTCTCTCGATTCCGGGACGCGGCATACTGTGCCAGCTACAGGGACGACGGGCGGCTGCTCGTCGCCGGCAGTGAGGACGGCAGCATCTCCCTCTTCGACGTCAGCGGCAAAGCACCGTTGAGGCAGTTCGAGGGTCATACCAA ACCAGTTCATCTAGCGGGCTTCCTGTCTGACAAATACCGAATATTTTCTGGTGGTGATGATTATTCATCAAATTTGTGGGATATTCCAAGTGCCACAAACATAATCTCTTACAGTGAACATACTGACTATGTGAGATGTGGCTGTGCAAGTAAAGTGAATGCAGATGTCTTCATAacag GTTCCTATGATCACACTGTGAAACTGTTTGATGCACGAACAAAGAGTAGTGTCCTGACAATAGAACACGGCCATCCCGTGGAGAGTGtgcttctgtttccttctggtGGACTTCTAGTATCTGCAG GAGGTCGATATGTCAAAGTTTGGGATGTACTAAAAGGTGGACAGTTACTAGTTTCACTTAAAAATCATCATAAAACTGTAACTTGTTTGTGCCTGAACAGCTCTGGACAAAGGTTATTGTCAGGATCCCTGGACAG GCATGTGAAGATTTACAGTACTACATCCTACAAAGTAGTCCACAGCTTCAACTATGCAACATCCATCCTCAGTCTTGCGTTGTCA CCTGAAGATGAAACCATAGTTGTAGGCATGACCAATGGGGTGCTGAATGtcaaacacagaaaaccagaagaaaagaatgaaaactcTCAAAAGAAGAGACAACCAGCATATAGAACCTatgtgaaaggaagaacttACATGCCGAAACAG GAAGATTTCTGTGTTAGTAAACCTGTAAAACATGTTTTGAGAAAGTATGATAAGTTGCTGAGAAGCTTTCAGTCTTCCAAGGCTCTTGATGCAGTAATGGAG CCACCCATCATGCTTCATACTCCTGAAGTCACGGTTGCAGTCATGCAGGAACTACATCGCAGAGGAACACTGAGAAGTGCACTTGCAGGCCGAGATGAGAAGCAAGTTAATCTCCTGCTTACGTTTGTGGCaag GCGTGTGATTGAGCCTAGATTTACTCCAGTGTTGGTGACTGTTGCCGATATGATCACTG acaTTTATCAGCCTGTGGTTGGGCAGTCAGCAATAGTTGATAAACAGTTCCTGAAACTCCAGCAAGCTATCGGAAAAGAAATTGACTATCAAGAAGAACTACTAGAAGTTTTGGGAATGATGGATACGCTGTTTGCTACTTTTACTAAGAAAAAAGATACATGTCtagaagagaacaaaagcaaTGGTGTTACAGAGATCATTGAAACAAATAAGAATTACTGA
- the UTP15 gene encoding U3 small nucleolar RNA-associated protein 15 homolog isoform X5 translates to MAAYKPVVVQACPKLGEKITQDTLYWRGYKTPVQIKEFGAVNKIDFCPVPPYNYAVTASSRIHIYGRYSQEPIKTFSRFRDAAYCASYRDDGRLLVAGSEDGSISLFDVSGKAPLRQFEGHTKPVHLAGFLSDKYRIFSGGDDYSSNLWDIPSATNIISYSEHTDYVRCGCASKVNADVFITGSYDHTVKLFDARTKSSVLTIEHGHPVESVLLFPSGGLLVSAGGRYVKVWDVLKGGQLLVSLKNHHKTVTCLCLNSSGQRLLSGSLDRHVKIYSTTSYKVVHSFNYATSILSLALSPEDETIVVGMTNGVLNVKHRKPEEKNENSQKKRQPAYRTYVKGRTYMPKQPPIMLHTPEVTVAVMQELHRRGTLRSALAGRDEKQVNLLLTFVARRVIEPRFTPVLVTVADMITDIYQPVVGQSAIVDKQFLKLQQAIGKEIDYQEELLEVLGMMDTLFATFTKKKDTCLEENKSNGVTEIIETNKNY, encoded by the exons ACACCTGTTCAGATAAAGGAATTCGGTGCCGTAAATAAAATTGACTTCTGCCCAGTCCCGCCATATAACTACGCTGTCACAGCATCCTCGAGA ATCCACATCTATGGCCGTTACTCCCAGGAGCCCATCAAGACGTTCTCTCGATTCCGGGACGCGGCATACTGTGCCAGCTACAGGGACGACGGGCGGCTGCTCGTCGCCGGCAGTGAGGACGGCAGCATCTCCCTCTTCGACGTCAGCGGCAAAGCACCGTTGAGGCAGTTCGAGGGTCATACCAA ACCAGTTCATCTAGCGGGCTTCCTGTCTGACAAATACCGAATATTTTCTGGTGGTGATGATTATTCATCAAATTTGTGGGATATTCCAAGTGCCACAAACATAATCTCTTACAGTGAACATACTGACTATGTGAGATGTGGCTGTGCAAGTAAAGTGAATGCAGATGTCTTCATAacag GTTCCTATGATCACACTGTGAAACTGTTTGATGCACGAACAAAGAGTAGTGTCCTGACAATAGAACACGGCCATCCCGTGGAGAGTGtgcttctgtttccttctggtGGACTTCTAGTATCTGCAG GAGGTCGATATGTCAAAGTTTGGGATGTACTAAAAGGTGGACAGTTACTAGTTTCACTTAAAAATCATCATAAAACTGTAACTTGTTTGTGCCTGAACAGCTCTGGACAAAGGTTATTGTCAGGATCCCTGGACAG GCATGTGAAGATTTACAGTACTACATCCTACAAAGTAGTCCACAGCTTCAACTATGCAACATCCATCCTCAGTCTTGCGTTGTCA CCTGAAGATGAAACCATAGTTGTAGGCATGACCAATGGGGTGCTGAATGtcaaacacagaaaaccagaagaaaagaatgaaaactcTCAAAAGAAGAGACAACCAGCATATAGAACCTatgtgaaaggaagaacttACATGCCGAAACAG CCACCCATCATGCTTCATACTCCTGAAGTCACGGTTGCAGTCATGCAGGAACTACATCGCAGAGGAACACTGAGAAGTGCACTTGCAGGCCGAGATGAGAAGCAAGTTAATCTCCTGCTTACGTTTGTGGCaag GCGTGTGATTGAGCCTAGATTTACTCCAGTGTTGGTGACTGTTGCCGATATGATCACTG acaTTTATCAGCCTGTGGTTGGGCAGTCAGCAATAGTTGATAAACAGTTCCTGAAACTCCAGCAAGCTATCGGAAAAGAAATTGACTATCAAGAAGAACTACTAGAAGTTTTGGGAATGATGGATACGCTGTTTGCTACTTTTACTAAGAAAAAAGATACATGTCtagaagagaacaaaagcaaTGGTGTTACAGAGATCATTGAAACAAATAAGAATTACTGA
- the UTP15 gene encoding U3 small nucleolar RNA-associated protein 15 homolog isoform X1 yields MAAYKPVVVQACPKLGEKITQDTLYWRGYKTPVQIKEFGAVNKIDFCPVPPYNYAVTASSRVSGFSEAFVLLFFSWYHARCNALLFCQIHIYGRYSQEPIKTFSRFRDAAYCASYRDDGRLLVAGSEDGSISLFDVSGKAPLRQFEGHTKPVHLAGFLSDKYRIFSGGDDYSSNLWDIPSATNIISYSEHTDYVRCGCASKVNADVFITGSYDHTVKLFDARTKSSVLTIEHGHPVESVLLFPSGGLLVSAGGRYVKVWDVLKGGQLLVSLKNHHKTVTCLCLNSSGQRLLSGSLDRHVKIYSTTSYKVVHSFNYATSILSLALSPEDETIVVGMTNGVLNVKHRKPEEKNENSQKKRQPAYRTYVKGRTYMPKQEDFCVSKPVKHVLRKYDKLLRSFQSSKALDAVMEPPIMLHTPEVTVAVMQELHRRGTLRSALAGRDEKQVNLLLTFVARRVIEPRFTPVLVTVADMITDIYQPVVGQSAIVDKQFLKLQQAIGKEIDYQEELLEVLGMMDTLFATFTKKKDTCLEENKSNGVTEIIETNKNY; encoded by the exons ACACCTGTTCAGATAAAGGAATTCGGTGCCGTAAATAAAATTGACTTCTGCCCAGTCCCGCCATATAACTACGCTGTCACAGCATCCTCGAGAGTAAGTGGCTTTTCTGAGGCTTTTGTGCTCTTGTTCTTCAGTTGGTATCACGCAAGATGTAATGCCCTCTTGTTTTGCCAGATCCACATCTATGGCCGTTACTCCCAGGAGCCCATCAAGACGTTCTCTCGATTCCGGGACGCGGCATACTGTGCCAGCTACAGGGACGACGGGCGGCTGCTCGTCGCCGGCAGTGAGGACGGCAGCATCTCCCTCTTCGACGTCAGCGGCAAAGCACCGTTGAGGCAGTTCGAGGGTCATACCAA ACCAGTTCATCTAGCGGGCTTCCTGTCTGACAAATACCGAATATTTTCTGGTGGTGATGATTATTCATCAAATTTGTGGGATATTCCAAGTGCCACAAACATAATCTCTTACAGTGAACATACTGACTATGTGAGATGTGGCTGTGCAAGTAAAGTGAATGCAGATGTCTTCATAacag GTTCCTATGATCACACTGTGAAACTGTTTGATGCACGAACAAAGAGTAGTGTCCTGACAATAGAACACGGCCATCCCGTGGAGAGTGtgcttctgtttccttctggtGGACTTCTAGTATCTGCAG GAGGTCGATATGTCAAAGTTTGGGATGTACTAAAAGGTGGACAGTTACTAGTTTCACTTAAAAATCATCATAAAACTGTAACTTGTTTGTGCCTGAACAGCTCTGGACAAAGGTTATTGTCAGGATCCCTGGACAG GCATGTGAAGATTTACAGTACTACATCCTACAAAGTAGTCCACAGCTTCAACTATGCAACATCCATCCTCAGTCTTGCGTTGTCA CCTGAAGATGAAACCATAGTTGTAGGCATGACCAATGGGGTGCTGAATGtcaaacacagaaaaccagaagaaaagaatgaaaactcTCAAAAGAAGAGACAACCAGCATATAGAACCTatgtgaaaggaagaacttACATGCCGAAACAG GAAGATTTCTGTGTTAGTAAACCTGTAAAACATGTTTTGAGAAAGTATGATAAGTTGCTGAGAAGCTTTCAGTCTTCCAAGGCTCTTGATGCAGTAATGGAG CCACCCATCATGCTTCATACTCCTGAAGTCACGGTTGCAGTCATGCAGGAACTACATCGCAGAGGAACACTGAGAAGTGCACTTGCAGGCCGAGATGAGAAGCAAGTTAATCTCCTGCTTACGTTTGTGGCaag GCGTGTGATTGAGCCTAGATTTACTCCAGTGTTGGTGACTGTTGCCGATATGATCACTG acaTTTATCAGCCTGTGGTTGGGCAGTCAGCAATAGTTGATAAACAGTTCCTGAAACTCCAGCAAGCTATCGGAAAAGAAATTGACTATCAAGAAGAACTACTAGAAGTTTTGGGAATGATGGATACGCTGTTTGCTACTTTTACTAAGAAAAAAGATACATGTCtagaagagaacaaaagcaaTGGTGTTACAGAGATCATTGAAACAAATAAGAATTACTGA
- the UTP15 gene encoding U3 small nucleolar RNA-associated protein 15 homolog isoform X6, with amino-acid sequence MAAYKPVVVQACPKLGEKITQDTLYWRGYKTPVQIKEFGAVNKIDFCPVPPYNYAVTASSRIHIYGRYSQEPIKTFSRFRDAAYCASYRDDGRLLVAGSEDGSISLFDVSGKAPLRQFEGHTKPVHLAGFLSDKYRIFSGGDDYSSNLWDIPSATNIISYSEHTDYVRCGCASKVNADVFITGSYDHTVKLFDARTKSSVLTIEHGHPVESVLLFPSGGLLVSAGGRYVKVWDVLKGGQLLVSLKNHHKTVTCLCLNSSGQRLLSGSLDRHVKIYSTTSYKVVHSFNYATSILSLALSPEDETIVVGMTNGVLNVKHRKPEEKNENSQKKRQPAYRTYVKGRTYMPKQEDFCVSKPVKHVLRKYDKLLRSFQSSKALDAVMEPPIMLHTPEVTVAVMQELHRRGTLRSALAGRDEKQVNLLLTFVARHLSACGWAVSNS; translated from the exons ACACCTGTTCAGATAAAGGAATTCGGTGCCGTAAATAAAATTGACTTCTGCCCAGTCCCGCCATATAACTACGCTGTCACAGCATCCTCGAGA ATCCACATCTATGGCCGTTACTCCCAGGAGCCCATCAAGACGTTCTCTCGATTCCGGGACGCGGCATACTGTGCCAGCTACAGGGACGACGGGCGGCTGCTCGTCGCCGGCAGTGAGGACGGCAGCATCTCCCTCTTCGACGTCAGCGGCAAAGCACCGTTGAGGCAGTTCGAGGGTCATACCAA ACCAGTTCATCTAGCGGGCTTCCTGTCTGACAAATACCGAATATTTTCTGGTGGTGATGATTATTCATCAAATTTGTGGGATATTCCAAGTGCCACAAACATAATCTCTTACAGTGAACATACTGACTATGTGAGATGTGGCTGTGCAAGTAAAGTGAATGCAGATGTCTTCATAacag GTTCCTATGATCACACTGTGAAACTGTTTGATGCACGAACAAAGAGTAGTGTCCTGACAATAGAACACGGCCATCCCGTGGAGAGTGtgcttctgtttccttctggtGGACTTCTAGTATCTGCAG GAGGTCGATATGTCAAAGTTTGGGATGTACTAAAAGGTGGACAGTTACTAGTTTCACTTAAAAATCATCATAAAACTGTAACTTGTTTGTGCCTGAACAGCTCTGGACAAAGGTTATTGTCAGGATCCCTGGACAG GCATGTGAAGATTTACAGTACTACATCCTACAAAGTAGTCCACAGCTTCAACTATGCAACATCCATCCTCAGTCTTGCGTTGTCA CCTGAAGATGAAACCATAGTTGTAGGCATGACCAATGGGGTGCTGAATGtcaaacacagaaaaccagaagaaaagaatgaaaactcTCAAAAGAAGAGACAACCAGCATATAGAACCTatgtgaaaggaagaacttACATGCCGAAACAG GAAGATTTCTGTGTTAGTAAACCTGTAAAACATGTTTTGAGAAAGTATGATAAGTTGCTGAGAAGCTTTCAGTCTTCCAAGGCTCTTGATGCAGTAATGGAG CCACCCATCATGCTTCATACTCCTGAAGTCACGGTTGCAGTCATGCAGGAACTACATCGCAGAGGAACACTGAGAAGTGCACTTGCAGGCCGAGATGAGAAGCAAGTTAATCTCCTGCTTACGTTTGTGGCaag acaTTTATCAGCCTGTGGTTGGGCAGTCAGCAATAGTTGA
- the UTP15 gene encoding U3 small nucleolar RNA-associated protein 15 homolog isoform X3 has protein sequence MAAYKPVVVQACPKLGEKITQDTLYWRGYKVGGIPPYNYAVTASSRIHIYGRYSQEPIKTFSRFRDAAYCASYRDDGRLLVAGSEDGSISLFDVSGKAPLRQFEGHTKPVHLAGFLSDKYRIFSGGDDYSSNLWDIPSATNIISYSEHTDYVRCGCASKVNADVFITGSYDHTVKLFDARTKSSVLTIEHGHPVESVLLFPSGGLLVSAGGRYVKVWDVLKGGQLLVSLKNHHKTVTCLCLNSSGQRLLSGSLDRHVKIYSTTSYKVVHSFNYATSILSLALSPEDETIVVGMTNGVLNVKHRKPEEKNENSQKKRQPAYRTYVKGRTYMPKQEDFCVSKPVKHVLRKYDKLLRSFQSSKALDAVMEPPIMLHTPEVTVAVMQELHRRGTLRSALAGRDEKQVNLLLTFVARRVIEPRFTPVLVTVADMITDIYQPVVGQSAIVDKQFLKLQQAIGKEIDYQEELLEVLGMMDTLFATFTKKKDTCLEENKSNGVTEIIETNKNY, from the exons TCCCGCCATATAACTACGCTGTCACAGCATCCTCGAGA ATCCACATCTATGGCCGTTACTCCCAGGAGCCCATCAAGACGTTCTCTCGATTCCGGGACGCGGCATACTGTGCCAGCTACAGGGACGACGGGCGGCTGCTCGTCGCCGGCAGTGAGGACGGCAGCATCTCCCTCTTCGACGTCAGCGGCAAAGCACCGTTGAGGCAGTTCGAGGGTCATACCAA ACCAGTTCATCTAGCGGGCTTCCTGTCTGACAAATACCGAATATTTTCTGGTGGTGATGATTATTCATCAAATTTGTGGGATATTCCAAGTGCCACAAACATAATCTCTTACAGTGAACATACTGACTATGTGAGATGTGGCTGTGCAAGTAAAGTGAATGCAGATGTCTTCATAacag GTTCCTATGATCACACTGTGAAACTGTTTGATGCACGAACAAAGAGTAGTGTCCTGACAATAGAACACGGCCATCCCGTGGAGAGTGtgcttctgtttccttctggtGGACTTCTAGTATCTGCAG GAGGTCGATATGTCAAAGTTTGGGATGTACTAAAAGGTGGACAGTTACTAGTTTCACTTAAAAATCATCATAAAACTGTAACTTGTTTGTGCCTGAACAGCTCTGGACAAAGGTTATTGTCAGGATCCCTGGACAG GCATGTGAAGATTTACAGTACTACATCCTACAAAGTAGTCCACAGCTTCAACTATGCAACATCCATCCTCAGTCTTGCGTTGTCA CCTGAAGATGAAACCATAGTTGTAGGCATGACCAATGGGGTGCTGAATGtcaaacacagaaaaccagaagaaaagaatgaaaactcTCAAAAGAAGAGACAACCAGCATATAGAACCTatgtgaaaggaagaacttACATGCCGAAACAG GAAGATTTCTGTGTTAGTAAACCTGTAAAACATGTTTTGAGAAAGTATGATAAGTTGCTGAGAAGCTTTCAGTCTTCCAAGGCTCTTGATGCAGTAATGGAG CCACCCATCATGCTTCATACTCCTGAAGTCACGGTTGCAGTCATGCAGGAACTACATCGCAGAGGAACACTGAGAAGTGCACTTGCAGGCCGAGATGAGAAGCAAGTTAATCTCCTGCTTACGTTTGTGGCaag GCGTGTGATTGAGCCTAGATTTACTCCAGTGTTGGTGACTGTTGCCGATATGATCACTG acaTTTATCAGCCTGTGGTTGGGCAGTCAGCAATAGTTGATAAACAGTTCCTGAAACTCCAGCAAGCTATCGGAAAAGAAATTGACTATCAAGAAGAACTACTAGAAGTTTTGGGAATGATGGATACGCTGTTTGCTACTTTTACTAAGAAAAAAGATACATGTCtagaagagaacaaaagcaaTGGTGTTACAGAGATCATTGAAACAAATAAGAATTACTGA
- the UTP15 gene encoding U3 small nucleolar RNA-associated protein 15 homolog isoform X4: MAAYKPVVVQACPKLGEKITQDTLYWRGYKIHIYGRYSQEPIKTFSRFRDAAYCASYRDDGRLLVAGSEDGSISLFDVSGKAPLRQFEGHTKPVHLAGFLSDKYRIFSGGDDYSSNLWDIPSATNIISYSEHTDYVRCGCASKVNADVFITGSYDHTVKLFDARTKSSVLTIEHGHPVESVLLFPSGGLLVSAGGRYVKVWDVLKGGQLLVSLKNHHKTVTCLCLNSSGQRLLSGSLDRHVKIYSTTSYKVVHSFNYATSILSLALSPEDETIVVGMTNGVLNVKHRKPEEKNENSQKKRQPAYRTYVKGRTYMPKQEDFCVSKPVKHVLRKYDKLLRSFQSSKALDAVMEPPIMLHTPEVTVAVMQELHRRGTLRSALAGRDEKQVNLLLTFVARRVIEPRFTPVLVTVADMITDIYQPVVGQSAIVDKQFLKLQQAIGKEIDYQEELLEVLGMMDTLFATFTKKKDTCLEENKSNGVTEIIETNKNY, encoded by the exons ATCCACATCTATGGCCGTTACTCCCAGGAGCCCATCAAGACGTTCTCTCGATTCCGGGACGCGGCATACTGTGCCAGCTACAGGGACGACGGGCGGCTGCTCGTCGCCGGCAGTGAGGACGGCAGCATCTCCCTCTTCGACGTCAGCGGCAAAGCACCGTTGAGGCAGTTCGAGGGTCATACCAA ACCAGTTCATCTAGCGGGCTTCCTGTCTGACAAATACCGAATATTTTCTGGTGGTGATGATTATTCATCAAATTTGTGGGATATTCCAAGTGCCACAAACATAATCTCTTACAGTGAACATACTGACTATGTGAGATGTGGCTGTGCAAGTAAAGTGAATGCAGATGTCTTCATAacag GTTCCTATGATCACACTGTGAAACTGTTTGATGCACGAACAAAGAGTAGTGTCCTGACAATAGAACACGGCCATCCCGTGGAGAGTGtgcttctgtttccttctggtGGACTTCTAGTATCTGCAG GAGGTCGATATGTCAAAGTTTGGGATGTACTAAAAGGTGGACAGTTACTAGTTTCACTTAAAAATCATCATAAAACTGTAACTTGTTTGTGCCTGAACAGCTCTGGACAAAGGTTATTGTCAGGATCCCTGGACAG GCATGTGAAGATTTACAGTACTACATCCTACAAAGTAGTCCACAGCTTCAACTATGCAACATCCATCCTCAGTCTTGCGTTGTCA CCTGAAGATGAAACCATAGTTGTAGGCATGACCAATGGGGTGCTGAATGtcaaacacagaaaaccagaagaaaagaatgaaaactcTCAAAAGAAGAGACAACCAGCATATAGAACCTatgtgaaaggaagaacttACATGCCGAAACAG GAAGATTTCTGTGTTAGTAAACCTGTAAAACATGTTTTGAGAAAGTATGATAAGTTGCTGAGAAGCTTTCAGTCTTCCAAGGCTCTTGATGCAGTAATGGAG CCACCCATCATGCTTCATACTCCTGAAGTCACGGTTGCAGTCATGCAGGAACTACATCGCAGAGGAACACTGAGAAGTGCACTTGCAGGCCGAGATGAGAAGCAAGTTAATCTCCTGCTTACGTTTGTGGCaag GCGTGTGATTGAGCCTAGATTTACTCCAGTGTTGGTGACTGTTGCCGATATGATCACTG acaTTTATCAGCCTGTGGTTGGGCAGTCAGCAATAGTTGATAAACAGTTCCTGAAACTCCAGCAAGCTATCGGAAAAGAAATTGACTATCAAGAAGAACTACTAGAAGTTTTGGGAATGATGGATACGCTGTTTGCTACTTTTACTAAGAAAAAAGATACATGTCtagaagagaacaaaagcaaTGGTGTTACAGAGATCATTGAAACAAATAAGAATTACTGA